In a single window of the Methanofastidiosum sp. genome:
- a CDS encoding ArsR family transcriptional regulator, with translation MATTEEIFDILGNHTRRMILEMLATSPCYTTEISERLEIGQKAINEHLRIMQELGLIDLFILKQKRGSPRKYFKIKDNIRMEIFVTPRIFDASIKTEEIDLESIFERYPEYKSFYEEIKFDSEIRIIGRLKENLDYFKNELVEIDNAKAFLERSISEVKENILRAIEELNLREIEKKVLIEVILKESYSPQDIANSLNLGLEEVVGSIKILREKGVL, from the coding sequence ATGGCGACGACTGAAGAAATCTTTGACATTTTAGGAAATCATACAAGGAGAATGATACTTGAAATGTTAGCTACGTCTCCTTGTTACACAACAGAGATATCTGAAAGACTAGAAATTGGTCAAAAAGCGATAAATGAGCACCTTAGAATAATGCAAGAGCTAGGACTTATAGATCTGTTTATATTAAAACAGAAAAGAGGAAGCCCAAGAAAATATTTCAAGATAAAAGACAATATAAGAATGGAGATTTTTGTTACGCCAAGAATTTTTGATGCTTCCATTAAAACTGAAGAAATTGATTTGGAGTCAATTTTTGAAAGATATCCAGAATACAAATCATTCTATGAAGAAATAAAATTTGATTCAGAGATTAGAATAATCGGTAGACTAAAAGAGAATCTTGATTATTTCAAAAATGAATTAGTTGAAATTGATAATGCAAAGGCTTTCTTAGAAAGATCCATCTCTGAAGTGAAAGAGAATATACTGAGAGCTATAGAAGAACTTAATCTTAGAGAAATAGAGAAAAAAGTTCTTATTGAGGTCATATTAAAAGAATCCTATTCCCCCCAAGATATTGCTAATAGTCTCAACTTAGGATTAGAAGAAGTAGTTGGTTCTATTAAAATACTTAGAGAAAAGGGAGTTTTATAG
- a CDS encoding SAM-dependent chlorinase/fluorinase, whose product MISMTTDFDSFYAGQMKGPIYIINPDAKIVDITHKIKRQSIYEAAFVISTTYSYFPKGTVHLVVVDPGVGSERELIALNYDAHIFVGPDNGVFSLLKGKVFRINIEKLKQKLSKYRLNNTSATFHGRDILAPAAAFLDIGDTDFLEMKDQIIRLPFKKEISKNSALLSILHVDSFGNIILNIQKEDLNIKEIELSNIRIPILTHYEEGKNLSLIALYSSSGHLEISKYLGNANSTFNLKPGDVVKIIFKE is encoded by the coding sequence ATGATTTCAATGACGACTGATTTTGACAGTTTTTATGCTGGTCAAATGAAAGGTCCTATTTACATAATTAATCCTGATGCCAAGATAGTCGATATTACCCACAAGATAAAAAGACAGTCTATATATGAAGCTGCATTTGTAATATCCACCACATATTCTTATTTCCCTAAGGGAACAGTACATTTAGTTGTAGTTGATCCTGGCGTAGGTAGTGAAAGAGAACTAATAGCATTGAATTATGATGCCCATATATTTGTTGGGCCAGATAATGGAGTTTTCTCTCTTTTAAAAGGCAAAGTTTTCAGAATTAATATTGAAAAACTTAAGCAAAAACTATCTAAATACAGATTGAATAATACTTCCGCCACTTTTCACGGAAGAGACATATTAGCTCCAGCCGCTGCATTTTTAGATATTGGTGATACGGATTTTCTGGAAATGAAAGATCAAATAATACGTCTTCCTTTTAAGAAGGAAATTAGCAAAAACAGTGCATTACTCTCTATTTTACATGTGGATTCATTTGGAAATATAATCCTAAATATACAAAAAGAGGACCTTAATATTAAAGAAATTGAGCTATCAAACATTAGAATTCCAATACTGACTCATTACGAAGAAGGAAAAAATCTGAGTTTAATTGCTTTATACTCTTCATCAGGGCATCTTGAAATATCAAAATATCTTGGAAATGCAAATTCCACCTTTAATCTAAAACCAGGTGATGTTGTAAAAATAATATTTAAAGAATAA
- a CDS encoding undecaprenyl-diphosphate phosphatase, protein MNLIELFIIGAIQGLLEFLPISSSGNVSLILMNFLKITPSESFSLSLFLHLGTLFAVLVYFRNDLIAILKNIKTDKTSHFLIVSTILTGILGVPIYIILKSVFEDIQIDIANVIIGLFLIATGIVLRYKLKSGFKKVEDSNIWDMIIAGVAQGIAIIPGISRSGSTLAVLLGRSFDKEEALRISFLMSIPAIIGGIILEAKDTTFIANNFPALISAFITSIIIIKLLLEFAKKLNFSYFCIGLGTVTVLISLLIL, encoded by the coding sequence ATGAATCTAATTGAGCTATTCATAATTGGGGCTATACAAGGATTATTGGAATTTTTGCCTATTTCAAGTTCAGGTAATGTGTCTTTAATACTTATGAATTTTTTAAAAATTACACCTTCTGAAAGTTTTTCTTTGTCCCTTTTTCTTCACCTAGGGACACTTTTTGCAGTATTAGTTTATTTCAGAAATGACTTAATAGCTATTTTAAAAAACATCAAGACTGATAAAACATCACATTTCTTGATAGTATCAACCATTCTCACCGGTATATTGGGTGTACCAATATACATTATATTGAAATCAGTCTTTGAAGACATTCAAATAGATATTGCAAATGTTATTATAGGCCTATTTCTTATTGCAACTGGAATTGTTTTGAGATATAAATTAAAATCAGGTTTTAAAAAAGTTGAAGATTCAAATATATGGGATATGATAATTGCAGGAGTAGCTCAAGGTATAGCGATAATACCGGGCATATCCAGGTCTGGTTCAACGCTTGCAGTTCTGTTAGGGAGGAGTTTTGATAAAGAAGAGGCTTTAAGAATATCCTTTTTAATGTCAATACCTGCTATTATTGGAGGAATTATTTTGGAAGCAAAAGACACCACTTTTATAGCAAATAATTTTCCTGCATTAATTAGCGCTTTTATAACATCAATTATAATAATTAAGTTATTATTGGAGTTTGCAAAAAAGTTAAATTTTTCATATTTTTGTATTGGTCTAGGAACTGTGACAGTATTAATATCATTACTTATTCTTTAA
- a CDS encoding 4Fe-4S binding protein yields MGKIKRLRTLSQTASLVLINLGFLGIFLKHLTVPVFNCYACPWATISCPIGLLQNFVMNGQVPTYVLGAMGTVFVFVGSAFCGWVCPFGFFQDAIDYVKNFFKKNNKKPWQKTPVKKKSKDFSLITKFIVLVTTLVLAIRYVDTIFCKLCPIGTIEATFPYQIANGFSYNIWLGARIGILIFLIIMFFVISRFWCRYLCPIGALAGPSNKISLLKLYHNGDNCNGCNICKDVCPLDIDVMEDQNSTRCTRCADCVDKCPKGHLAFGLDIFGLVAISPFKKKKPKVSEKKLVIPTSGGIPEKEKSLESESIPPEESDVLDEFKYREKGTLVERPTYMGFKKGERVYLPYEEVKKIGIRPPKTSLSVLLKQYSEGNLSDDYNASEAFVEEKIEEKIKDVPKSIPKEELDRKHFEKFRIPKRTELHLEHLKYLKELNVPMDIKAIANNSNEVPAVLLAIIDASDQINFEYINSRDQRAEWYYKENLPSVYINGKYYNKSFSEDELIYTIKTEKYIIENVSLIIDYRKCIGCNAQSCKKICEVFKKIPILDEGYGIYPLTNINCSLCGKCIIECDRGGVSFIFGEKLITDSNFSIETIKKNSEIISTIYPETVMLFLERNKKHSNRALNYTIALSYLSHGKLSYQLIDVAKNQEAVLRRKIGAIPCFWVSDNMQISGMLSEASILAFIRKISKWKG; encoded by the coding sequence ATGGGTAAGATAAAACGTTTAAGGACTCTTTCACAAACTGCTTCATTAGTCCTGATAAATCTTGGCTTTCTTGGTATATTCTTAAAGCACCTTACAGTTCCAGTTTTCAATTGCTATGCATGTCCATGGGCTACAATAAGTTGCCCAATTGGATTATTGCAAAACTTTGTTATGAACGGTCAAGTTCCAACATACGTTTTAGGTGCAATGGGTACTGTATTTGTCTTTGTTGGAAGTGCATTTTGTGGGTGGGTGTGTCCTTTTGGATTTTTCCAAGATGCAATAGACTATGTTAAAAATTTCTTTAAAAAGAATAACAAAAAACCTTGGCAAAAAACTCCAGTGAAGAAAAAATCAAAGGATTTTTCTCTAATAACTAAATTTATAGTTCTCGTAACTACATTAGTTCTTGCTATAAGGTATGTGGATACAATATTCTGTAAATTATGCCCAATAGGAACAATAGAAGCCACTTTTCCATACCAGATAGCCAACGGGTTTTCATATAATATATGGTTGGGTGCAAGGATTGGTATATTAATATTCTTAATAATTATGTTCTTTGTTATTAGTAGATTCTGGTGCAGATATCTATGCCCTATAGGTGCACTGGCCGGGCCTTCTAACAAGATAAGTCTTCTAAAATTATATCACAACGGCGATAATTGTAATGGATGTAACATTTGTAAAGATGTATGCCCCCTAGATATAGATGTCATGGAAGACCAAAACTCTACAAGATGCACAAGATGTGCTGATTGCGTTGATAAATGTCCAAAAGGCCATCTGGCTTTTGGATTAGACATATTTGGTCTTGTAGCTATTTCTCCGTTTAAAAAGAAAAAACCAAAAGTATCAGAAAAAAAACTTGTAATCCCTACTTCCGGAGGAATACCAGAAAAGGAAAAATCGCTAGAATCAGAATCTATTCCACCTGAAGAGAGTGATGTATTAGATGAATTCAAATATAGAGAAAAGGGAACACTTGTTGAAAGGCCTACTTATATGGGATTCAAGAAAGGAGAAAGAGTTTATCTACCTTACGAGGAAGTAAAGAAGATAGGTATTAGACCTCCAAAAACTTCACTTTCTGTTCTTTTAAAGCAATATTCTGAAGGGAATCTCTCCGATGATTATAATGCTTCTGAAGCCTTTGTAGAAGAAAAGATTGAGGAAAAAATCAAAGATGTTCCTAAGTCGATTCCAAAGGAAGAGTTAGATAGAAAACATTTTGAAAAGTTTAGAATCCCAAAGAGGACGGAGCTCCATCTAGAACATCTAAAGTATCTAAAAGAACTTAATGTTCCCATGGATATCAAAGCTATAGCCAATAATAGTAATGAAGTTCCAGCGGTATTACTTGCAATTATTGATGCATCTGATCAAATTAATTTTGAGTATATAAATTCAAGAGATCAAAGAGCTGAATGGTATTACAAAGAGAATCTACCTTCAGTTTATATCAACGGAAAATACTATAATAAATCATTTTCAGAGGATGAATTAATCTATACCATAAAAACTGAAAAATATATAATTGAAAATGTCAGTTTAATAATAGATTACAGAAAATGTATTGGATGTAATGCACAGAGTTGTAAGAAAATATGTGAAGTTTTCAAAAAAATTCCAATATTGGACGAAGGATACGGCATATATCCTTTAACAAATATCAATTGCTCTCTTTGTGGAAAGTGTATAATAGAGTGTGACAGAGGTGGTGTTTCATTTATATTTGGAGAAAAACTTATTACAGATTCCAATTTCAGCATTGAAACAATTAAGAAGAATAGTGAAATAATTTCAACAATTTATCCTGAAACTGTTATGCTCTTCCTTGAGAGAAATAAGAAACACTCCAACAGAGCACTTAATTATACAATAGCCTTGTCATACCTATCCCATGGTAAATTATCATATCAATTAATTGATGTTGCTAAAAATCAGGAAGCAGTTTTAAGGCGAAAAATTGGTGCCATACCGTGCTTTTGGGTATCAGATAATATGCAGATTTCAGGTATGCTTTCTGAAGCCTCAATTTTAGCATTTATACGAAAAATTTCAAAGTGGAAAGGATGA
- a CDS encoding thioredoxin family protein yields MIKMKVVSIIAFIMAFVLLISGIYGLNIGPVSIEGRQYQQANQIGSYICLSCIGLTGSTVSHALTDDTINRLKKIDYPVKIWVFTSNDCPTCPDAKAIILNFTVENPNISYEEIKLETQGQFFDTYAVSELPTIILFNKDGVVLRRNNFVHKIVGIDNLQAKIIEAIEMVS; encoded by the coding sequence GTGATAAAGATGAAGGTAGTTAGTATTATCGCCTTTATAATGGCGTTTGTACTTCTCATTTCAGGAATTTATGGACTGAATATTGGGCCAGTTTCTATTGAAGGCCGCCAGTATCAACAAGCAAATCAAATTGGGTCTTATATTTGTCTATCCTGTATTGGTCTGACAGGCAGCACGGTTAGCCATGCATTGACTGATGATACTATTAATAGATTAAAAAAAATCGATTACCCTGTTAAAATATGGGTTTTTACGTCAAACGATTGTCCAACTTGTCCTGACGCAAAGGCAATAATACTTAATTTCACTGTTGAAAATCCCAACATATCTTATGAAGAGATCAAACTTGAAACTCAAGGTCAATTTTTTGATACTTATGCGGTATCAGAACTTCCAACGATCATTTTATTTAACAAAGATGGCGTTGTTCTAAGAAGAAATAATTTTGTTCACAAGATAGTGGGTATAGATAATTTGCAGGCAAAAATAATAGAAGCAATTGAAATGGTGAGTTGA
- a CDS encoding thioredoxin family protein, with protein MKKILIFSIVVLILFAGCTSQPNTNNNTNNDNNQANGDNVTSTKTLYEQIEEEAICPCSTLFNLKDCKKYFPDCQYTPIVDATINTMISEGKTKDQILKAVDQYNTGIIEGKLNEFRKSQDENHLILLYFKSSLCEICHEKEPVLNEIKEKYKGEIDIYEFDRINDGVIFDYFVVDRIPSIIFFDGKDRLNEIPFNNITVDGISSLLDFTLDKKK; from the coding sequence ATGAAAAAAATATTAATTTTTAGTATAGTTGTATTAATCTTGTTTGCTGGGTGTACTTCTCAGCCGAACACTAATAATAATACAAATAACGATAATAATCAAGCTAATGGAGATAATGTAACTTCAACAAAAACTCTTTATGAACAGATAGAAGAAGAAGCTATTTGTCCTTGTAGCACTCTCTTTAATTTAAAAGACTGTAAAAAATACTTCCCTGATTGTCAATATACGCCTATTGTTGATGCAACTATTAATACTATGATTTCTGAAGGCAAAACAAAAGACCAAATATTAAAAGCTGTTGATCAGTACAATACTGGAATAATCGAAGGTAAATTAAATGAATTTAGGAAATCACAGGATGAAAATCATTTAATATTACTTTACTTCAAATCTTCACTTTGTGAAATATGTCACGAGAAAGAACCGGTTCTAAACGAGATAAAGGAAAAATACAAAGGAGAAATAGATATCTACGAATTTGATAGAATAAATGACGGAGTAATATTTGACTACTTTGTTGTTGATAGAATTCCAAGTATAATCTTCTTTGATGGTAAAGACAGATTAAATGAGATCCCTTTTAATAATATCACTGTTGATGGAATAAGTTCGTTACTAGATTTTACATTAGATAAAAAGAAATGA
- a CDS encoding thioredoxin family protein, producing MEKRIKFIVISLMIISTLLMAGCNESNPDKVLSETDKTEITKILSNMGGQIDVILFTSETGCFSCSKTETLIREIDQLSDKINLKVYDINKNKDVATNYNIELVPAIVVIGKEDYGIKHYGFPGGKEFSPLLEVMISSSMDRPVVSEEITKKLDTIPNNVEVKIFVTPTCPSCPDMVRGAYYYSLVSDKVSTVTIMSNEFEEYSNKYKISAVPTVIFNEKFSREGQMAEETFVNYLVVSS from the coding sequence ATGGAAAAACGAATAAAGTTTATTGTTATTAGTTTGATGATAATTAGTACTTTGTTAATGGCTGGATGTAACGAATCTAATCCAGACAAAGTACTTTCAGAAACAGACAAAACTGAGATTACGAAAATCTTATCTAATATGGGTGGCCAAATAGATGTCATATTATTTACTTCAGAAACTGGTTGTTTTAGTTGCTCTAAAACTGAAACTCTAATAAGGGAGATTGACCAACTTTCGGATAAAATCAATCTTAAAGTCTACGATATAAATAAGAATAAGGATGTGGCTACAAATTATAATATTGAGTTAGTTCCTGCAATAGTTGTAATTGGAAAAGAAGATTATGGAATAAAGCACTATGGATTTCCAGGGGGAAAAGAATTTAGTCCACTACTCGAAGTTATGATAAGCTCTTCTATGGACAGGCCTGTCGTTTCCGAAGAAATTACAAAAAAATTAGATACCATACCTAACAACGTCGAAGTAAAGATATTCGTTACCCCGACTTGTCCTTCTTGCCCAGATATGGTAAGGGGAGCCTATTACTACTCTTTAGTTTCAGATAAAGTATCTACAGTAACAATTATGTCCAATGAATTTGAAGAATACAGCAACAAATATAAAATATCAGCTGTTCCTACAGTAATCTTCAATGAAAAATTCAGCAGAGAAGGACAGATGGCTGAAGAAACATTTGTCAATTATCTTGTAGTATCTTCATAG
- a CDS encoding FAD-dependent oxidoreductase, producing the protein MDVFDVAILGGGPAGISAGIYAARFKLNAVVISNSLGGTAQTAHLIENYPGFGVISGFELMQKFKDHLKSFEIPVIETYVHSASIENGIFTIKLTDEEVKAKYILIATGTKRRKLGVPGEAQFYGKGVSYCVTCDAFFYRDKTVAVIGGSDAANMAAILLSSMAKKVYVIYRKEKLRGELVWIERVITNPKIEVLYNSNVIEVIGKEFVEGVKLEDGRDIPVDGVFVEIGSIPECCCANDLGIAITQKGYIEVDSSQKTSVDKVYAAGDVTSGSNGFQQIVTAASEGVIAIKSIFDDMERSKVTLWKNE; encoded by the coding sequence ATGGACGTTTTTGATGTTGCTATACTTGGAGGCGGTCCCGCCGGAATTTCTGCTGGTATTTATGCAGCACGATTTAAATTGAATGCTGTTGTTATATCAAATTCCTTGGGGGGTACTGCACAGACTGCACATCTTATAGAAAATTATCCTGGATTTGGAGTAATATCCGGTTTTGAATTGATGCAAAAATTTAAAGATCATCTCAAAAGTTTTGAGATTCCAGTAATAGAAACATATGTCCATTCTGCTAGCATCGAAAATGGCATATTCACAATAAAATTAACAGATGAAGAAGTAAAAGCAAAATACATTCTTATTGCCACAGGTACTAAAAGAAGAAAATTGGGAGTTCCTGGAGAAGCTCAGTTTTATGGAAAAGGTGTAAGCTACTGTGTAACTTGCGATGCCTTTTTTTACAGAGATAAGACCGTGGCTGTTATTGGAGGAAGTGATGCAGCGAATATGGCCGCAATATTGCTCTCATCTATGGCAAAAAAAGTTTATGTTATTTACAGAAAAGAAAAATTAAGGGGAGAGTTAGTCTGGATTGAGAGAGTTATAACAAACCCAAAGATTGAAGTTTTGTACAATTCTAATGTAATTGAAGTAATAGGTAAAGAGTTTGTGGAAGGAGTAAAGCTAGAAGATGGTAGAGATATTCCTGTAGACGGTGTTTTTGTTGAGATTGGTTCAATCCCCGAATGTTGTTGTGCTAATGATCTTGGAATTGCGATTACTCAGAAAGGATACATTGAAGTTGATTCATCTCAAAAAACTAGTGTAGATAAAGTTTATGCTGCAGGTGATGTGACCTCAGGATCCAATGGATTTCAACAAATTGTGACTGCAGCAAGTGAAGGTGTAATTGCAATAAAAAGTATTTTCGATGACATGGAAAGATCAAAGGTGACTTTATGGAAAAACGAATAA
- a CDS encoding TIGR00375 family protein, with translation MINVDFHIHSRYSGGTSNNMEIPIIAEQSKFKGLNTIGSGDCLNKNWLNHFVSSVTKIDEGTFEHKNGIRFILTTEVEDQRRVHHVIIFPSLSSVEEFRYLIKDKSPNLDTDGRCNINLAGDELFDIINKIDGLIGPSHAFTPWTSLYKEYDTLEDCYKTKNIPFLELGLSADTHMADCISELKDVTFMTNSDAHSPWPHRIGREFNRLKVKDNTYDEIINAIRRRGGNQFVLNVGIDPDLGKYHLTACTRCYKKYSMEKAIEIKNRCTCGGLIKKGVVERIMELCDQEVTHPPYRPKYVKTIPLAEILVQTFGLASVNSKKVQDMWKLLVQSFKNEINVLIVTPREEIEKVAGEKVAQAIIDFREGRIYIEPGGGGMYGKVHLNKKNNNQSSLDGFL, from the coding sequence ATGATTAATGTTGATTTTCATATTCATTCAAGGTATTCCGGCGGAACCTCTAATAATATGGAAATTCCCATCATTGCAGAGCAATCAAAATTTAAAGGTTTAAACACAATAGGGTCAGGCGACTGTCTCAATAAAAACTGGCTTAATCATTTTGTTTCATCTGTCACTAAAATAGACGAAGGCACATTTGAGCATAAAAATGGTATAAGATTTATCCTGACTACTGAGGTTGAAGATCAAAGACGAGTTCATCATGTAATTATTTTTCCTTCTCTGTCTTCCGTAGAAGAGTTTCGCTATCTTATAAAAGATAAATCTCCAAATCTAGATACCGATGGCAGATGCAATATTAATTTGGCAGGTGATGAGCTCTTTGATATAATCAATAAAATAGATGGATTAATAGGGCCTTCTCATGCTTTTACTCCGTGGACTTCATTATACAAAGAATATGATACCCTCGAGGATTGCTATAAAACAAAAAATATTCCTTTTCTTGAACTTGGACTTTCTGCCGATACTCATATGGCAGACTGCATATCAGAATTGAAAGACGTTACATTCATGACCAATTCTGATGCTCATTCTCCATGGCCGCATAGAATAGGAAGAGAATTCAACAGATTGAAGGTGAAGGATAATACCTATGATGAAATAATCAACGCCATAAGAAGACGTGGCGGAAATCAATTTGTTCTGAACGTTGGCATAGATCCTGATTTAGGTAAATACCACCTTACTGCTTGCACTAGATGCTACAAAAAATACTCAATGGAAAAGGCAATTGAAATTAAAAATAGATGTACCTGTGGCGGCCTGATAAAAAAAGGAGTTGTAGAAAGAATAATGGAACTATGCGATCAAGAAGTTACTCATCCTCCCTACAGACCAAAATATGTCAAAACAATACCATTGGCTGAAATTTTAGTTCAGACATTTGGGCTTGCCTCTGTAAACTCTAAAAAAGTCCAAGATATGTGGAAATTATTAGTTCAATCATTCAAAAATGAAATCAATGTTCTTATTGTTACGCCTAGGGAAGAAATAGAAAAAGTTGCTGGAGAAAAAGTCGCACAGGCAATAATAGATTTTAGAGAAGGCAGAATTTACATTGAACCAGGCGGGGGGGGAATGTACGGCAAAGTACATCTGAACAAAAAGAATAATAATCAATCTAGTTTGGACGGATTCCTATAA
- a CDS encoding NAD(P)H-dependent oxidoreductase, with the protein MVSVLIVYYTKSGNTKEMANMLATYLRDEQIDVEVRDVFETTPEYLLDYDGIILGSPTYYGDMAAEMKELIDKSVKYHGELSGKLGGAFTSSAYIGGGNETTLLSILKAMMIHGMVVVGVHNADHYGPVAIGAPDERAEKQCRIFARKYADTLKSLKGFDIVD; encoded by the coding sequence ATGGTATCTGTATTAATAGTTTATTATACAAAATCTGGGAATACCAAAGAAATGGCAAATATGTTGGCAACATACTTGAGAGACGAACAAATAGATGTTGAAGTAAGAGATGTCTTTGAAACAACTCCAGAGTATTTATTAGATTATGATGGAATCATCCTTGGCTCTCCGACTTATTACGGTGATATGGCCGCTGAAATGAAAGAACTAATAGATAAGAGCGTAAAATATCATGGCGAGTTATCAGGAAAGCTTGGCGGAGCATTTACTTCAAGTGCTTATATTGGAGGCGGTAATGAAACTACGCTTCTGTCAATTCTTAAAGCCATGATGATTCACGGGATGGTTGTTGTAGGAGTTCACAATGCCGACCATTATGGGCCAGTGGCAATAGGCGCACCCGATGAAAGAGCAGAAAAACAATGCAGAATTTTTGCTAGGAAATATGCGGACACTTTAAAAAGTCTTAAAGGCTTTGATATAGTTGATTGA
- the speB gene encoding agmatinase: MNVPDNYGGLEEDFSNYENSYFVVLPVPLEKTVSYNGGTSLGPKAIINASQNMELFDEEFFVSACTLGINTKNEIDCNQEMEKIMLDIEEESFKILNDNKFLCVLGGEHSISQAPVKAAKRIYKDISVLQFDAHLDLRDAYLGDKYSHASVMSRVEEVASSVQVGIRSFSEEEYDKIKNGNYNIFYAKDIHDNKSWFNRAIENLSDNVYITFDIDAFDPSIIPGTGTPEPGGLGWYKTCDFLKEVFFNRNVIGVDIVEVAPQESSSVSEFVASKLLYKMMTYKYIKMK, encoded by the coding sequence ATGAATGTGCCAGATAATTATGGTGGACTTGAAGAGGATTTCTCAAACTATGAGAACTCATATTTCGTTGTATTGCCTGTACCCCTAGAAAAAACAGTTTCCTATAACGGTGGAACTTCTCTAGGGCCAAAAGCAATTATTAACGCCAGTCAAAATATGGAACTTTTTGATGAAGAATTTTTTGTTTCTGCCTGCACATTAGGCATTAATACAAAAAATGAAATTGACTGTAATCAAGAAATGGAAAAAATAATGTTAGACATTGAAGAAGAATCATTTAAGATATTAAATGATAACAAATTTCTTTGTGTTCTTGGAGGAGAGCACTCTATTTCCCAAGCTCCAGTTAAAGCCGCCAAGAGAATTTACAAAGATATCTCCGTCCTACAGTTTGATGCACATTTAGACCTTAGAGATGCTTACCTCGGGGATAAATACAGTCACGCTTCTGTAATGTCAAGAGTTGAAGAAGTCGCATCATCTGTTCAAGTTGGTATACGAAGTTTCTCAGAAGAAGAATATGATAAAATCAAAAATGGCAACTATAATATCTTCTATGCAAAGGACATACATGACAATAAAAGTTGGTTTAACAGGGCTATTGAGAATTTATCAGATAATGTCTACATTACTTTCGATATTGATGCATTTGATCCCTCAATTATTCCCGGAACGGGGACGCCTGAGCCTGGAGGTCTCGGGTGGTATAAAACATGTGACTTCTTAAAAGAAGTATTCTTCAACAGAAACGTTATCGGTGTAGACATCGTCGAAGTGGCACCTCAAGAATCATCTTCTGTTTCAGAATTTGTTGCAAGTAAACTTCTATACAAAATGATGACTTACAAGTACATAAAAATGAAGTAA